One Fibrobacter sp. UWB13 DNA window includes the following coding sequences:
- a CDS encoding GIY-YIG nuclease family protein, which yields MPHFVYMLRCKGDRIYTGYAVDVDARYEEHCSGRGARFTKAFPPECILRTFELETREEALRLEARVKKLKRPQKELLAAGDSALEGELRAGLGERLKPKKKRRKRLLF from the coding sequence ATGCCGCACTTCGTCTACATGCTCCGTTGCAAGGGTGACCGCATTTACACGGGCTATGCCGTGGATGTCGATGCCCGCTATGAAGAACATTGCAGTGGGCGTGGCGCGAGGTTTACCAAAGCGTTCCCGCCGGAATGTATTTTACGCACATTTGAACTCGAAACTCGCGAAGAAGCGCTCCGCCTGGAAGCGCGTGTTAAAAAGCTCAAACGCCCGCAAAAGGAACTCCTTGCTGCGGGTGATTCTGCATTAGAAGGTGAACTGCGAGCAGGCCTTGGCGAACGCCTAAAGCCGAAAAAGAAACGCCGGAAACGCCTATTGTTTTAA
- the nhaA gene encoding Na+/H+ antiporter NhaA — protein sequence MFPETPVRKIITPIERLMKVETTGGIVLIIMTLAALIWANLSPSSYEHFWHLPFVVTIGSWVGAGDLHWFINDALMTIFFFNIGLEVKGEMTYGELRDPKAASLPIIAAAGGMLFPALIYLALCPPGTSHGWGIPTATDIAFVVGCMAILGKKVPHALRVMILTLAIADDIGAILVIAIGYPSGDGINFSALGMAFVLLALFNVFFRIGVRNMLLLHFTGIAVWAFFVKSGVHPTIAGVLLGLSVPAKAVVAKGVVAQFASGVGNVLSGETKDRNEQYEVFTMLKRGASESVSLQERLYKMLVPWVNFGIMPIFALANAGVEIKLGGLDVPVLGAVALALIFGKPIGIFLFSLLSVKIGVSKKPSYSWKVLWGGGMLAGIGFTMALFVSGLAFEDGANKDSAKLGILLGSFSAAILGTIYMSIVSKEHKQ from the coding sequence ATGTTTCCGGAAACCCCGGTACGTAAGATTATCACCCCGATCGAGCGCCTGATGAAGGTGGAGACGACGGGCGGCATAGTGCTTATCATTATGACGCTTGCGGCTCTCATCTGGGCGAACTTGAGTCCGTCATCGTACGAGCACTTTTGGCATTTGCCGTTCGTGGTGACGATAGGCAGCTGGGTGGGGGCTGGCGACTTGCACTGGTTCATCAACGATGCGCTGATGACGATATTCTTCTTCAATATCGGGCTTGAAGTCAAGGGCGAAATGACCTATGGCGAACTCCGCGATCCGAAGGCGGCGAGCCTCCCGATTATTGCGGCTGCTGGCGGTATGCTTTTCCCGGCGCTGATTTACTTGGCTCTTTGCCCTCCGGGTACGTCACATGGCTGGGGAATCCCGACGGCAACGGATATCGCGTTTGTGGTGGGCTGCATGGCGATTTTGGGCAAGAAGGTGCCGCATGCGCTCCGCGTGATGATTTTGACTTTGGCCATTGCGGACGATATCGGCGCGATTCTCGTGATTGCAATTGGCTACCCGAGCGGTGACGGCATCAACTTTAGCGCTCTTGGCATGGCCTTTGTGCTTCTTGCCTTGTTCAACGTGTTCTTCCGCATTGGCGTGCGCAACATGCTGCTGCTCCATTTCACGGGTATTGCCGTGTGGGCGTTCTTTGTCAAGTCCGGTGTGCACCCGACGATTGCGGGCGTGCTCCTTGGCCTCTCCGTGCCCGCAAAGGCCGTGGTGGCGAAAGGCGTGGTGGCCCAGTTTGCAAGTGGCGTAGGCAACGTGCTTTCGGGCGAGACGAAGGACCGCAATGAACAGTATGAAGTATTTACGATGCTCAAGCGCGGGGCAAGCGAAAGCGTTTCGTTGCAGGAACGCTTGTACAAGATGCTTGTGCCTTGGGTGAACTTTGGCATCATGCCGATTTTTGCGCTTGCAAATGCCGGTGTCGAAATCAAGCTCGGTGGCCTTGACGTGCCTGTGCTTGGTGCCGTGGCGCTCGCCCTCATTTTCGGTAAGCCGATTGGCATTTTCCTCTTCAGCCTCTTGTCCGTAAAGATTGGCGTTTCCAAGAAGCCGAGCTACTCCTGGAAGGTCCTTTGGGGCGGTGGCATGCTTGCCGGTATCGGATTTACGATGGCCCTCTTTGTGTCTGGACTTGCGTTTGAAGACGGTGCAAACAAGGACTCTGCAAAGCTTGGCATCCTCCTCGGAAGCTTTAGCGCTGCCATCCTCGGTACCATCTACATGAGCATAGTATCGAAAGAGCATAAGCAGTAG
- a CDS encoding transglycosylase domain-containing protein: MNKFVKIIVAIFLVALICYIPFYIVVFKILPERDPDNQFNRTNILQVLSGETRVFYEDGENLLGAFFDANHRVYVPYGDIPVNLINALIAAEDSRYWTHNGYDLKGFMRAMVNNIKSGRVSQGGSSLTQQAVKNIFGREERSVKEKLKEFLNALRMEKHFTKEDILEFYLNQFHVSGTGKGVAIAAQYFFNKELKDLTLAECAFIAGSVKGPFNYDPFIQRTEERRQKAIERGETRLRYVLGRMVEEGYIEQADMDAAIAKPLEFNHGNFRFTMSTTLERLEERLDSDFFHELFQKEGIEDWRKAQLEITTTLNAKSQDAAKRALQTNISNLQLQLGGFVLPKAQFANRARNARKGDYLYGAVDSVFYDTTGRLQSLKLNFGQLKGIVTEQSVNDFAKLAGGDVNKILATQLKPGAILLVSIIDETPIDGYAQCKIETEPVLQGALVAIQNGKVLASQGGFHNTGFDRSFKALRQLGSSWKPILYALALKYHWNYLDNLENEFNAFQYGNQFYFPRPDHKNKGDVVSIAWAATRSENIASIWLLEHLLDKLSDKEFEDVARENGFARNPDEERIKFVERLRDKFGLMMKEEVKREIEFTKARDALVERYMNDGKVLQARAVQNLRYGTFTDIGLKQAKRDPKITKYVNHNFKRYSEIWRAREIQELDPDESTKLLPLDSVQLIENFTLADFKRLNAMIEPVDSDADYFDMAHLRYWPDYRRALAMADYARFANEIGIHQKLQKVFSMPLGVNDITLAEITTAYQTLLTGKIFKCKDANWTEACFIKEIRNRDGRTIFRNKMESMTVLDDTVTTQMGVMLRSVFTNGTAHSQLTALSVKNPEGASKLRYPVMGKTGTTNDYRNVAFLGALPTYVKEKNGIALDSVIAIGSYVGFDDNKPLKSGRTRIAGASGGLPQWASFAKEEIDILGIPKQIDFLDISMIATGEVPLMLTNERGELTVDPMTGEALVNGEKGRPLPWLDVPGFTPPQVQKIAAETIAKSGIVVSLPMPQTSTPPQTGNATDSATVKAQEAAPSVAQPATAQAGTAPKPQQVIPADARPVSEVMKADSIKKATEAAKQIPLDPQQTFTPVKPPKPQAAMPKDDDWDLPENFSSKNAFVPIEADAE, encoded by the coding sequence ATGAACAAGTTTGTCAAAATCATCGTCGCTATTTTCCTCGTAGCCTTGATTTGCTACATCCCCTTTTACATTGTCGTGTTCAAGATCCTCCCCGAACGCGACCCGGATAACCAATTCAACCGCACCAATATCCTACAGGTGCTCTCCGGCGAGACCCGCGTCTTCTACGAAGACGGCGAAAACCTGCTCGGCGCATTCTTTGACGCGAACCACCGCGTGTACGTGCCTTATGGTGATATCCCGGTCAACCTGATCAACGCCCTTATCGCCGCCGAAGACTCCCGTTACTGGACCCACAACGGTTACGACCTCAAGGGTTTCATGCGCGCCATGGTCAATAACATCAAATCAGGGCGTGTCAGCCAGGGCGGATCCTCACTCACGCAGCAGGCCGTCAAGAACATTTTTGGTCGCGAAGAACGTAGCGTCAAGGAAAAGCTCAAGGAATTTTTGAATGCGCTCCGCATGGAGAAGCACTTTACCAAGGAAGACATCCTGGAATTTTACCTGAACCAGTTCCACGTTTCAGGTACGGGTAAGGGTGTGGCAATCGCGGCACAGTACTTCTTTAACAAGGAACTCAAGGATTTGACGCTTGCCGAATGCGCATTTATCGCAGGCTCGGTGAAGGGACCGTTCAACTACGACCCGTTCATCCAGCGCACCGAAGAACGCAGGCAAAAGGCAATCGAACGCGGCGAGACGCGACTCCGCTACGTACTCGGACGCATGGTCGAAGAAGGCTACATCGAGCAGGCCGACATGGATGCCGCCATCGCAAAGCCCTTGGAATTCAACCACGGCAATTTCCGTTTCACGATGAGCACGACACTTGAACGCTTGGAAGAACGCCTCGACAGCGACTTTTTCCACGAACTTTTCCAAAAGGAAGGCATCGAAGACTGGCGCAAGGCTCAACTCGAAATCACAACAACTTTGAACGCCAAATCGCAGGATGCCGCCAAACGCGCATTGCAGACAAACATCAGTAACTTGCAATTACAGCTCGGCGGTTTTGTACTCCCGAAGGCTCAATTTGCAAACCGCGCCCGCAACGCTCGCAAGGGCGATTACCTCTACGGCGCCGTGGATAGCGTTTTCTACGATACGACCGGCAGACTGCAATCGCTCAAGTTGAACTTCGGGCAGCTCAAGGGCATTGTCACGGAGCAGTCCGTGAACGACTTTGCCAAACTCGCCGGTGGCGATGTGAACAAGATTCTTGCAACTCAGCTCAAGCCGGGAGCCATCCTCCTCGTGAGCATCATCGACGAAACCCCGATTGACGGTTACGCACAGTGCAAAATTGAAACGGAACCGGTGCTGCAAGGCGCACTCGTCGCCATCCAGAACGGCAAGGTGCTCGCGAGCCAAGGCGGTTTCCACAACACTGGATTTGACCGTAGCTTCAAGGCACTCCGCCAACTCGGTTCTAGCTGGAAGCCGATTCTTTACGCTCTCGCCCTCAAATACCACTGGAACTACCTTGACAATCTCGAAAACGAATTCAACGCCTTCCAGTACGGGAACCAATTCTACTTCCCGCGCCCGGACCACAAGAACAAGGGTGACGTTGTCAGCATTGCATGGGCCGCTACGCGTTCCGAAAACATCGCAAGTATTTGGCTTTTGGAACACCTGTTGGACAAGCTCTCGGACAAGGAATTCGAAGACGTTGCCCGCGAAAACGGCTTTGCCCGCAATCCGGATGAAGAACGCATCAAGTTCGTGGAACGTTTGCGCGACAAGTTCGGCCTCATGATGAAGGAGGAAGTCAAGCGCGAAATCGAATTCACGAAGGCACGCGATGCGCTCGTGGAACGTTATATGAACGACGGCAAGGTATTGCAGGCCCGTGCCGTGCAGAACTTGCGCTACGGCACGTTTACGGACATCGGTTTGAAACAAGCGAAGCGCGACCCGAAAATCACGAAGTACGTAAACCACAACTTTAAGCGTTACTCTGAAATCTGGCGCGCCCGCGAAATACAGGAGCTCGACCCGGATGAATCGACAAAGCTTCTGCCGCTCGATTCCGTACAGCTGATCGAAAACTTTACGCTTGCCGACTTTAAACGTTTGAACGCCATGATTGAACCGGTCGATAGCGATGCAGATTACTTCGACATGGCTCATCTACGTTACTGGCCGGATTACCGCCGTGCGCTTGCGATGGCCGACTACGCCCGCTTTGCAAACGAAATCGGCATCCACCAGAAATTGCAGAAAGTGTTCAGTATGCCGCTCGGCGTGAACGACATTACGCTTGCCGAAATCACGACCGCCTACCAGACACTCCTCACAGGCAAGATTTTCAAGTGCAAGGACGCGAACTGGACCGAAGCCTGCTTTATCAAAGAAATCAGGAACCGCGATGGCCGTACGATTTTCAGGAACAAGATGGAATCGATGACGGTGCTTGACGATACCGTGACAACGCAGATGGGCGTGATGTTGCGCTCCGTGTTCACGAACGGTACGGCACACAGCCAGCTCACCGCGCTTAGCGTCAAGAATCCTGAAGGAGCTTCGAAGCTCCGTTACCCGGTGATGGGCAAGACGGGTACGACAAACGATTACCGCAACGTGGCATTCCTTGGTGCGCTCCCGACATACGTCAAGGAAAAGAATGGCATCGCGCTGGATTCCGTGATTGCCATTGGTAGCTATGTGGGCTTTGACGACAACAAGCCTTTGAAATCGGGACGCACGCGTATTGCAGGCGCCTCGGGTGGTTTGCCGCAGTGGGCTTCGTTTGCGAAGGAAGAAATAGACATTCTCGGCATTCCGAAGCAAATCGACTTCCTCGACATTTCGATGATCGCCACGGGCGAAGTGCCGTTGATGCTGACAAACGAACGTGGAGAACTCACGGTAGACCCGATGACCGGTGAAGCTTTGGTGAACGGCGAAAAAGGCCGCCCGCTCCCGTGGCTCGATGTGCCAGGATTCACACCGCCGCAAGTACAGAAGATAGCCGCCGAAACAATTGCAAAATCTGGAATTGTCGTGAGCTTGCCGATGCCGCAGACAAGCACGCCACCGCAAACCGGAAACGCAACAGATTCCGCGACGGTTAAGGCACAAGAAGCCGCACCCAGTGTCGCACAGCCCGCTACTGCGCAAGCTGGGACTGCGCCGAAGCCGCAGCAAGTCATCCCTGCTGACGCAAGACCTGTTTCAGAAGTCATGAAGGCTGATTCCATCAAGAAGGCAACGGAAGCCGCAAAACAGATTCCACTTGATCCGCAGCAGACATTCACGCCTGTTAAGCCGCCAAAACCGCAGGCCGCCATGCCCAAGGATGATGACTGGGATTTGCCCGAAAACTTCAGCAGCAAAAATGCATTCGTGCCCATCGAAGCCGATGCTGAGTAA
- a CDS encoding sulfite exporter TauE/SafE family protein yields MTDWWNYAQYPAFFILGAVVSLINSIAGGGSTLSLPIMIFLGLPATIANGTNRIGLIIGNFSSAYNLARHGYLNKKIFFQLLLPTFFGALLGACFLVRIGDKLFQAILAVVICLVVIMSNLRKDILGKPPETPPEKLTVKGAIGFFLIAVYGCIVQVGVGFVQIFSLTRYTGLDPIHVNAVKNALTNVFLIVSTVALGIAGKIDWPIAIIMAAGAWLGGYLGSFTQRKKGNKFIQRFISICSIGMAIALVVDLVMK; encoded by the coding sequence GTGACAGACTGGTGGAATTACGCCCAGTACCCGGCGTTCTTTATTTTGGGTGCAGTCGTAAGCCTTATCAACAGCATCGCAGGCGGCGGATCTACACTTAGCCTCCCCATCATGATTTTCCTCGGGCTTCCCGCCACTATCGCAAACGGCACGAACCGCATCGGGCTCATCATCGGGAATTTCAGCAGCGCCTATAATCTTGCGCGTCACGGCTACCTGAACAAGAAGATATTCTTCCAGCTACTGCTGCCGACATTCTTCGGCGCACTCCTTGGCGCATGCTTCTTGGTCCGCATTGGAGACAAGCTCTTCCAAGCGATTCTCGCGGTTGTCATTTGCCTTGTGGTCATCATGAGCAACTTGCGCAAGGATATTCTCGGAAAGCCTCCTGAGACACCGCCCGAAAAGCTCACCGTCAAAGGCGCCATCGGATTTTTCTTGATTGCCGTTTACGGATGCATTGTGCAAGTGGGCGTCGGCTTTGTACAGATTTTCAGCCTCACGCGTTACACCGGTCTTGACCCGATTCACGTGAACGCCGTCAAGAATGCACTTACGAACGTGTTCCTGATCGTAAGCACAGTTGCACTCGGCATCGCAGGGAAAATTGACTGGCCAATAGCGATTATCATGGCCGCAGGCGCATGGCTCGGTGGCTACCTCGGTAGCTTCACGCAACGCAAAAAAGGCAACAAGTTCATCCAGCGGTTCATCAGCATTTGCAGCATCGGCATGGCAATCGCGCTTGTTGTGGACCTGGTGATGAAATAA
- a CDS encoding response regulator: MLKNVDGVHNEKVMHRDHLVFAIVLVVVTALVFLFICQKILKIVEDGCFNRLREYAEVASNEFIMSNLHYGGTLQFVADALSDRSDYSVDSLRPKLDEMQPFLRDQKINILLPGDTVVLSDGALTSSKGMGISFETEAAEAAHVTVRLESDKQEEKLLYHFVPIKSHGKTVALAYWNFSLGLIHQYLRKDKRYDRKMYVYVINRDDGRFIADTKHDSLKSIHDYMNEMDNERGLFSALVDSMLVGATGEACVENYWEESNCFFYKPLAVNHWSIVISSPEKNAMAAIHKVRFILLCFAIVFLIFFFAYFVLLRRVAIRCFANEADRVKQDDVGKVRYMQMKLLGLLSKNFIHIYYVNPESGSYVVYPSAMNDLYKEILSRFDCNVSLYDIMNNDELTKIHKDDLELCHSVFNKEAFLEMMGSNESRKVVDMRWFINGNWVWLRHTLIGLADGKGGGYVLIGVEDVNDEKVAIEAERERLSVIKGLSEDFTLVSFINPSTREDHLYYVKKNNWADNPNWRKVGNFEDRLKLIANTLVHPDDRKMFMEMTTRDVVIERLAAKGAYYVNYRMIINGAVEYWQLKFVMAGKAPDAQEQIVAGFISVDESTRLQLEQKEQLETQAEALKQALSAAQAANSAKKEFLNSISHEIRTPLNAVIGLTSIASSHVGDAERVKDCLVKIDQSSDRLLSIINDILDMSRIESGKFDLKEAPTHLFEVVHEVERDIRNDLQAKDLKFELDCVGINDDEVVCDKDRLSQALLKVLSNAIKFTKEGGTISMSVKETPLTKSSYAAYEFRIKDNGIGMSEEFLKMVYEPFARESTVSRDVRGMGLGLAITKNSVEMMGGQIEIASRLNVGTEVVMTFEFKLVQSKKNDESNDTANSGFAGKRILLVEDNILNREITMEILQDNGFIVTAVEDGDIAVKMLSKAKSRPFDVVLMDVRMPVMDGYEATKRIRALENKDVAEIPIIAMTANAFDEDRKASFEAGMNEHIAKPVSVEKLKDMLAMFL, encoded by the coding sequence ATGTTAAAGAATGTTGATGGTGTCCACAATGAAAAGGTGATGCATAGGGATCACCTTGTTTTTGCCATTGTTCTCGTTGTCGTGACGGCTTTGGTGTTCTTGTTTATTTGCCAGAAGATTTTGAAAATCGTTGAAGACGGGTGCTTCAATAGGCTTCGTGAATATGCCGAGGTGGCGTCGAATGAATTTATCATGAGCAACCTGCACTACGGCGGAACGCTCCAGTTTGTGGCGGATGCCTTGAGTGACCGTAGCGATTACTCTGTCGACAGCTTGCGACCGAAATTGGATGAGATGCAGCCGTTCTTGCGTGACCAGAAAATCAATATCCTTTTGCCGGGCGATACGGTCGTTTTGTCGGATGGCGCCTTGACGAGTTCAAAGGGGATGGGGATCTCGTTTGAAACTGAAGCCGCAGAAGCTGCCCATGTGACGGTCCGCCTTGAAAGTGACAAGCAAGAGGAAAAACTCCTGTATCACTTTGTGCCGATTAAGAGCCACGGGAAAACGGTTGCCCTTGCGTACTGGAATTTTAGCTTGGGACTTATCCACCAGTACTTGCGAAAGGACAAGCGCTATGACCGCAAGATGTATGTATATGTCATCAATCGCGATGATGGACGCTTTATTGCGGACACCAAGCATGATTCGCTGAAGAGTATCCATGATTACATGAACGAGATGGATAACGAAAGGGGATTGTTCTCGGCGCTTGTGGATAGCATGCTTGTGGGGGCAACGGGCGAGGCTTGCGTTGAAAACTATTGGGAAGAGTCCAACTGCTTCTTCTACAAACCCTTGGCGGTAAACCACTGGAGCATTGTCATTTCGTCTCCTGAAAAGAATGCGATGGCGGCAATCCATAAGGTGCGCTTTATTCTGCTCTGTTTCGCTATTGTGTTCTTGATTTTCTTTTTTGCTTACTTTGTGTTGCTCCGTCGCGTCGCAATTCGTTGCTTTGCAAATGAAGCTGACCGGGTCAAGCAAGATGATGTGGGCAAGGTGCGCTACATGCAGATGAAGCTCTTGGGGCTTTTGTCCAAGAACTTTATCCATATTTATTACGTGAATCCGGAATCGGGATCTTACGTTGTGTACCCGAGTGCGATGAACGACTTGTACAAGGAGATCCTCAGCCGCTTTGACTGCAATGTCTCGCTGTACGACATCATGAATAATGATGAACTCACGAAAATCCACAAGGACGATTTGGAACTTTGCCATAGCGTGTTTAACAAGGAAGCGTTCCTTGAAATGATGGGTTCGAATGAATCCCGAAAAGTGGTGGACATGCGCTGGTTCATCAATGGCAACTGGGTCTGGCTGCGCCATACGCTGATTGGTCTTGCCGATGGCAAGGGTGGCGGCTATGTGCTTATTGGTGTTGAAGACGTGAACGATGAAAAGGTCGCTATCGAAGCAGAACGCGAAAGACTTTCTGTGATCAAGGGCCTTTCGGAAGACTTCACGCTCGTGAGCTTTATCAACCCGTCCACTCGCGAAGACCATCTTTATTATGTGAAGAAAAACAACTGGGCGGACAACCCGAATTGGCGGAAGGTTGGGAATTTCGAGGACCGCCTGAAGCTGATTGCAAATACGCTTGTGCACCCCGATGACCGTAAGATGTTCATGGAAATGACGACTCGCGATGTCGTGATAGAACGTCTTGCCGCGAAGGGCGCCTATTATGTCAACTACAGGATGATTATCAACGGGGCGGTTGAATATTGGCAGCTCAAGTTCGTGATGGCGGGCAAGGCGCCCGATGCCCAGGAACAGATTGTGGCGGGCTTTATCAGCGTCGATGAATCTACTCGTTTGCAACTGGAACAGAAGGAACAGCTTGAAACGCAGGCTGAGGCATTAAAGCAGGCGCTCTCGGCAGCGCAGGCGGCAAACAGCGCCAAGAAGGAATTCCTCAATAGCATAAGCCATGAAATCCGTACTCCGCTTAACGCTGTCATTGGCCTTACCTCGATTGCCTCGTCGCATGTGGGGGATGCAGAACGCGTGAAGGATTGCCTGGTGAAAATTGACCAGAGTTCTGATCGCCTGCTTTCGATTATCAACGACATTCTCGACATGAGCCGTATTGAATCGGGCAAGTTCGACCTCAAGGAAGCTCCGACGCACTTGTTCGAAGTCGTTCATGAGGTGGAACGCGATATTCGCAATGACTTGCAGGCGAAGGACCTCAAGTTTGAACTGGATTGCGTTGGCATCAATGATGACGAAGTCGTTTGCGATAAGGACCGCTTGAGCCAGGCGCTTCTCAAGGTGCTTTCGAACGCTATCAAGTTTACGAAGGAAGGCGGCACTATCTCGATGAGCGTCAAGGAAACTCCGCTTACAAAGTCGAGCTATGCGGCATACGAGTTCCGTATCAAGGATAACGGCATCGGCATGAGCGAAGAATTCCTCAAAATGGTTTATGAACCGTTTGCGAGAGAGTCTACAGTGTCGAGAGATGTCCGCGGCATGGGCCTTGGACTTGCTATCACGAAGAATTCTGTCGAGATGATGGGTGGTCAGATTGAAATTGCGAGCCGCCTGAATGTCGGTACCGAAGTTGTAATGACGTTTGAATTCAAGTTGGTGCAGTCAAAGAAAAACGACGAAAGCAATGATACTGCCAACTCCGGATTTGCGGGCAAGAGAATTCTCCTTGTCGAAGACAATATCCTCAACCGCGAAATTACGATGGAAATCCTCCAGGACAATGGCTTTATCGTGACGGCGGTGGAAGATGGCGATATTGCCGTGAAAATGCTCTCGAAGGCAAAGTCGAGACCGTTCGATGTCGTCTTGATGGACGTTCGCATGCCGGTGATGGACGGTTACGAGGCAACAAAGCGCATTCGCGCTCTCGAAAACAAGGATGTTGCCGAAATTCCGATTATAGCCATGACGGCTAACGCATTTGACGAAGACCGCAAGGCTTCTTTCGAGGCGGGCATGAACGAGCATATTGCAAAGCCGGTCAGCGTTGAAAAGCTGAAGGACATGCTTGCGATGTTCTTGTAA